Proteins co-encoded in one Desulfoplanes formicivorans genomic window:
- a CDS encoding glycerophosphodiester phosphodiesterase: MFFDAYTGSVLALAHRGARSLAPENTLSAVQKALDAGAYAWETDVQMSRDGHLVLTHDNTLSRVTNVARLPAFAARKPWRVADFTLEELRGLDFGSFFVDDDPFEQVAAGAFSGNEILGFRNMILPTLEEGLRFTREHNFRINVEIKDLHGTPGHDVVVEKVVEMVRHLDLVDQILISSFNFDYLQRVRLLMPEIPTAALMEAANLGEGRILETLVALGVQAWHPDREILQGNDLRQVLGEGMYVNVWTVNDPREMRSLVVQGVTGLITDFPQIVRAAAD; this comes from the coding sequence ATGTTTTTTGATGCGTATACAGGGTCGGTGCTGGCCCTTGCCCATCGGGGCGCGCGGTCACTGGCTCCGGAAAATACCCTTTCTGCCGTCCAAAAAGCCCTGGATGCCGGGGCTTATGCCTGGGAAACCGATGTCCAGATGAGCCGTGACGGTCACCTGGTGCTCACGCATGACAACACCCTGAGCCGGGTAACCAATGTTGCCCGGCTTCCCGCATTTGCCGCGCGTAAACCCTGGCGCGTGGCTGATTTTACCCTGGAGGAACTCCGGGGACTGGATTTTGGTTCCTTTTTTGTGGACGATGATCCCTTTGAGCAAGTGGCGGCAGGCGCTTTTTCCGGCAATGAGATACTGGGATTTCGGAACATGATCCTGCCCACCCTTGAGGAGGGGCTTCGGTTCACCCGGGAGCACAATTTCAGGATCAACGTGGAGATCAAGGATCTTCACGGCACTCCCGGTCATGATGTGGTTGTGGAGAAGGTGGTGGAAATGGTCCGCCACCTGGATCTGGTGGATCAAATCCTGATCTCTTCCTTTAATTTCGATTATCTGCAAAGGGTTAGGCTGCTCATGCCGGAGATACCCACTGCCGCTTTGATGGAAGCGGCCAACCTGGGAGAGGGACGCATCCTGGAGACCCTTGTGGCCCTTGGCGTCCAGGCCTGGCATCCCGACAGGGAGATTCTGCAGGGCAATGACCTGCGGCAGGTTCTTGGCGAGGGGATGTATGTGAACGTGTGGACGGTGAACGACCCCCGGGAGATGCGTTCCCTGGTGGTTCAGGGCGTAACCGGTCTGATCACGGATTTTCCCCAGATCGTGCGGGCTGCTGCTGATTGA
- a CDS encoding carbonic anhydrase: protein MKRLIALLGTLTALLVLTSPLGATTIPTQRMFTPEEALTQLKAGNDRFATGHAIHPNQDRQRRLFTTTKGQHPFATVIACSDSRVPVEILFDQGVGDLFVIKVAGNVLDVDEIASVEYGVDHLETPLMLVLGHTHCGAVTAVVQDAPLHGSIPQLVDNIVPAVTKTKHDHPELTGNELVTAAVINNVWQGITDLLMHSPATRARVQAGTLQVQGAVYDIDTGKVEWLGPHPGQEAIMAAAGPADMDHDAEATGHDEAATHGEQEEHQALTHETAMVDEEQASGDMEEAYTQEVEAQATPQPAEKGGASGLWFIFFLLVIILAAVYMKSKTKS from the coding sequence ATGAAACGCCTGATTGCCTTGCTGGGAACCCTGACCGCCCTCCTGGTGCTGACCAGCCCCCTTGGGGCAACAACCATTCCGACCCAGCGCATGTTCACCCCGGAGGAGGCCCTTACTCAGTTAAAAGCCGGCAATGACCGCTTTGCCACGGGCCATGCCATCCATCCCAATCAGGATCGTCAGCGCCGCCTATTCACCACCACCAAAGGACAGCACCCCTTTGCCACGGTCATTGCCTGTTCCGATTCCCGGGTGCCCGTGGAAATTCTCTTTGATCAGGGCGTGGGCGACCTGTTTGTCATCAAGGTGGCCGGCAATGTTCTGGATGTGGATGAAATCGCTTCCGTGGAATACGGCGTCGATCATCTGGAAACGCCCCTCATGCTCGTACTCGGTCACACCCATTGCGGAGCCGTAACAGCCGTTGTCCAGGACGCTCCCCTCCACGGCTCCATCCCCCAGCTGGTGGACAATATCGTTCCGGCGGTCACCAAAACCAAACATGACCATCCCGAACTCACGGGGAATGAACTGGTCACTGCAGCCGTAATCAACAACGTCTGGCAGGGCATTACCGATCTGCTCATGCACAGCCCGGCCACACGTGCCCGGGTCCAGGCAGGCACCCTGCAAGTCCAGGGCGCGGTCTACGACATTGACACCGGCAAGGTCGAGTGGCTGGGTCCCCATCCGGGGCAAGAGGCCATCATGGCAGCTGCCGGTCCCGCTGATATGGACCATGATGCCGAAGCAACGGGCCATGACGAGGCTGCTACCCACGGGGAACAGGAGGAACACCAGGCCTTGACCCACGAGACCGCCATGGTCGACGAGGAACAGGCATCCGGGGACATGGAAGAGGCATACACCCAGGAAGTGGAAGCCCAGGCCACTCCCCAGCCTGCCGAGAAAGGCGGTGCCAGCGGCCTCTGGTTCATTTTCTTCCTTCTGGTGATCATTCTGGCCGCCGTATACATGAAATCCAAAACCAAATCCTGA
- a CDS encoding HDOD domain-containing protein — MTESQKFQILFVDDEKNVLDGLRRPLRSMRKQWDMHFATSGRQGLAILAQQEMDLVVSDMYMPEMDGAAFLRQVMEHYPNTIRTILSGHSDKSLILKTLKPAHKFLHKPCSPETLIAWVKDILFFRQILPSRELREQLNGIGALPGQPLFFALLFEAIAHDDPQEVGEILPYDVNMAANLLKVTLNTFFTKTQGLPSLSDSAKLIGMDLLYEIVSSKDIFAAYNEMPYSGFSIDNLWRHCLRTARYAAIIAALESADSSFVNKCYLAGLLHDIGKYLLITTYPGDYASVLKHAPSQEQPLWALERAALGACHGMVGAYLMGIWGLPKEIVEAIAFHERPSAIKRWEVSPLCIVHVANVLDHLFLRMGKNDPLGQLDVTFLQQTISKEKLQRWQKACKKFFSQAASELTLLHW, encoded by the coding sequence ATGACTGAAAGTCAAAAATTTCAAATTCTCTTTGTGGACGATGAAAAAAACGTCCTGGATGGGCTAAGGCGTCCTTTGCGGTCCATGCGCAAACAATGGGACATGCATTTTGCTACCAGTGGTCGACAGGGCCTGGCGATTCTGGCTCAACAGGAAATGGATCTGGTGGTGTCGGATATGTACATGCCCGAGATGGACGGTGCAGCGTTTCTGCGTCAGGTCATGGAGCACTATCCCAACACCATCAGGACGATTTTGTCCGGTCATTCCGATAAGTCGCTCATCCTCAAGACCCTTAAGCCGGCGCATAAATTTCTGCACAAGCCCTGCTCCCCTGAAACCCTTATTGCCTGGGTCAAGGACATCCTTTTTTTTCGCCAGATCCTTCCCAGCAGGGAATTGCGGGAACAGCTCAACGGCATCGGGGCGTTGCCCGGTCAGCCCCTGTTTTTTGCCCTTTTGTTCGAGGCCATTGCCCATGATGATCCCCAGGAAGTGGGGGAAATCCTGCCCTATGACGTGAATATGGCCGCCAATCTGCTGAAGGTGACCCTGAATACGTTTTTCACCAAGACTCAGGGGCTCCCCTCATTGAGCGATTCGGCTAAATTGATCGGCATGGATCTGTTGTATGAGATTGTCTCGTCCAAGGATATTTTTGCCGCGTACAATGAGATGCCGTATAGCGGATTTTCCATTGATAATCTTTGGCGTCATTGTCTGCGTACGGCCAGATATGCCGCTATTATCGCTGCTCTCGAGTCGGCAGATTCTTCTTTTGTCAACAAGTGCTATCTGGCCGGCTTGTTGCATGATATTGGGAAATATCTGCTCATCACGACCTATCCTGGAGATTATGCATCGGTCTTGAAGCATGCCCCCAGTCAGGAACAACCTCTTTGGGCTTTGGAGAGAGCGGCACTTGGGGCCTGCCACGGAATGGTCGGGGCCTATCTCATGGGGATCTGGGGACTGCCCAAGGAGATTGTTGAGGCGATTGCCTTTCACGAGCGGCCTTCAGCCATCAAGCGATGGGAGGTTTCTCCTTTATGTATAGTGCATGTGGCCAACGTCCTGGATCATTTGTTCTTACGCATGGGCAAGAATGATCCTTTGGGCCAACTTGATGTTACCTTTTTGCAACAGACTATTTCCAAAGAAAAACTGCAGCGCTGGCAAAAGGCCTGCAAAAAATTTTTTTCCCAGGCAGCAAGCGAGCTGACCCTGCTTCACTGGTAA
- a CDS encoding HD-GYP domain-containing protein: MARKNNEHTISADQLQTGIFVCLEEHWLKHPFLLNNFKIKTEKQLAILKQLGITEFRYDPDRSDRPPLPVQTRHREVHAASTPRDAEIDKEFQLKQERKKRLMQIRSRIAKTAKKFSQTADKVPNLMSKLMAGKGEGLVEVDLIVGEMVDTFASLSDTVMHLMSANDKELELTYHFLNVSVLSLMIGSSLDLSKEQLHALGAGALMHDLGKMRIEKKHWRKPRETMTKHEWELLQLHPRYGLEIAGQNGARNKDILAIIGQHHERIDGLGYPEGCDGRNLHLLAKMTTIANIFDNLCNHYDPEKRLSPHDALQLMFKKYDMIIDMGLFSQFVRRLGVFPPGTIVLLTNDVVAKVMAVNPQNPLTPMVLPYVNGVSPEDAVVLDLASEDLKIKRTVAVADLSSSEVRYLKPKARISYFMEDMDTEG; the protein is encoded by the coding sequence ATGGCACGGAAAAATAACGAACACACCATAAGCGCGGATCAACTGCAAACAGGTATTTTTGTCTGTCTGGAGGAGCATTGGCTTAAGCATCCGTTTCTTTTGAATAATTTCAAAATCAAGACCGAGAAACAACTGGCCATTCTCAAACAGTTGGGTATTACTGAATTCAGGTATGACCCAGATCGAAGCGATCGGCCTCCCTTGCCGGTGCAGACCCGGCATCGTGAGGTGCACGCTGCCTCGACTCCTCGGGATGCAGAGATCGACAAGGAATTCCAGCTGAAGCAGGAACGCAAGAAGCGGTTGATGCAGATACGAAGCCGAATTGCCAAGACCGCCAAAAAATTTAGTCAAACAGCTGACAAAGTACCCAATCTCATGAGCAAACTGATGGCCGGAAAGGGTGAGGGGCTTGTCGAGGTTGATCTGATTGTCGGGGAGATGGTCGATACCTTTGCCTCCCTGTCCGACACCGTCATGCATCTCATGAGTGCCAATGATAAGGAACTGGAGCTGACCTATCATTTTTTGAACGTGTCTGTTCTTTCCCTCATGATCGGCAGTTCCCTGGATTTGTCCAAGGAGCAGCTCCATGCTTTGGGGGCAGGGGCGCTCATGCACGACTTGGGGAAGATGCGCATCGAGAAAAAGCATTGGCGCAAGCCCCGCGAAACCATGACCAAACACGAATGGGAGCTTTTACAACTCCATCCTCGCTACGGTTTGGAGATCGCTGGCCAAAACGGTGCCCGCAACAAGGACATTTTGGCCATTATCGGCCAGCATCATGAACGGATCGACGGATTGGGCTATCCTGAAGGTTGTGATGGTCGGAACCTGCATCTGCTTGCCAAAATGACGACCATTGCAAATATTTTCGACAATCTGTGCAACCATTATGATCCGGAAAAACGACTTTCTCCCCATGACGCTTTGCAGCTCATGTTTAAAAAATATGACATGATCATCGATATGGGGCTGTTTTCTCAGTTTGTCAGACGTCTTGGGGTCTTTCCTCCCGGAACCATTGTCCTTCTGACCAATGATGTTGTAGCCAAGGTTATGGCGGTGAACCCACAGAATCCCCTGACTCCCATGGTCCTGCCCTATGTGAACGGCGTTTCTCCTGAAGATGCCGTTGTCCTGGATCTGGCCAGTGAGGACTTGAAGATCAAACGCACTGTGGCTGTGGCAGATCTTTCCTCTTCCGAAGTCAGATATCTCAAGCCCAAAGCCAGAATTTCTTATTTCATGGAAGACATGGATACCGAAGGATGA
- a CDS encoding YfiR family protein — MTNPPNTTQLKESPPFTYGRLWLPKAPVWFVLIAGICLLLTRPLAAEQSGFDENQIKSIFIYNLTYFVFWDMKRLGPPSTPFRILNLGDQTMQHSLEKAVQGESVQNHHLHVDSVPMHPLHAYQIIFVPSNKTFRTKQLLQEIHGHQTLLVGESIDFLEKGGMIAFIRNGKKINIYLNMNALIKANILISSKLYRVSIPFNNDKENTSW, encoded by the coding sequence ATGACCAATCCACCCAACACCACCCAGTTGAAAGAATCCCCACCATTTACATACGGGCGCCTTTGGTTGCCAAAGGCGCCCGTATGGTTTGTCCTTATAGCTGGAATCTGCCTGTTATTAACCCGCCCATTGGCTGCAGAACAATCCGGGTTTGATGAAAATCAAATCAAATCGATTTTCATCTACAATCTGACCTATTTCGTCTTCTGGGACATGAAACGCCTGGGCCCGCCATCCACCCCATTCCGCATTCTCAACCTGGGAGACCAAACCATGCAGCACAGCCTGGAAAAAGCAGTCCAGGGTGAATCCGTTCAAAACCACCACCTCCATGTCGACTCCGTGCCCATGCACCCATTACATGCCTATCAAATCATTTTCGTGCCCAGCAACAAGACGTTTCGGACCAAACAGCTTCTCCAGGAAATCCATGGCCATCAAACCCTGCTGGTTGGCGAAAGCATTGATTTTTTAGAAAAAGGAGGCATGATAGCTTTTATACGTAATGGAAAAAAAATAAATATCTATCTAAATATGAATGCTTTAATCAAAGCAAACATTCTTATTAGCTCGAAACTTTACCGGGTAAGTATACCATTCAACAACGACAAAGAGAATACATCATGGTAA
- a CDS encoding TonB-dependent receptor plug domain-containing protein, with protein sequence MQAKPQGHFPCRTIHINLFRTMFSIVSITSLCMLILQARALAASASTLTNLKHMDLEELLAQEVSSASKTPEKYFQTGAAIYVITSQDIQRSTATTIPDLLRMVPGLQVARIDANKWAVSSRGFNGRFANKLQVLVDGRSVYSPSFSGTFWDLQDMVLEDIERIEVIRGPGASLWGANAVNGVVNIITKKAEDTLGSLVSSLVGTEDQVVQARHGGLMGMDTSYRIYFKGRNADTGGPIHMDPEDQWNKEQGGFRIDWNPLNKNSATLQGDIFTGAFGENINLLDPATGTTGYEDKTIQKNGGNIRFRFERNHSETSSTSFQIYYDRLKHDEYICLYQSDIIDADIQHSFDLSPRHHVLVGGELRYLKDSFKGDSTLGFTQNKERTALYTGFIQDRIDLAPDMLQLTLGAKFEYSDEWGDAVEPTARIVMTPNAHNTLWASVSRAVRSPSRGEQSVLFSAVEQVPKNAIPIPLPPGPPDTVPVRFTVQGSKDYDKEWVTAYELGYRIMPTDTFSLDIAGFYNEYDDLRTVTTHFQDGTINAQGMLEIPVELTNKMDAQTYGAEITLEWQPRPFWRVEGAYTFLNMHFQIQGNEYDSHAGTTDGDSPQNQISIRSLLDLGHNVQLDLWGRYVDELTISDEYNIPAYTTLDARLAWSPTPNVELSLVGQNLLEKNHQEYAQQDLNVAPTSVQRSMYAKITFTF encoded by the coding sequence ATGCAGGCGAAGCCACAGGGCCATTTTCCTTGCAGAACCATCCACATCAACCTTTTCCGCACCATGTTCTCCATTGTCTCCATCACGAGTCTGTGCATGCTCATCCTCCAGGCTCGAGCCCTGGCAGCAAGTGCGTCGACCCTCACCAATCTCAAACACATGGACCTGGAAGAGCTTCTTGCCCAGGAAGTCTCATCGGCATCTAAAACACCGGAAAAATACTTCCAAACAGGGGCGGCCATCTACGTCATTACCAGTCAGGACATCCAGCGCAGCACGGCAACCACCATTCCGGACCTGCTGCGCATGGTTCCTGGTCTTCAGGTTGCCAGGATCGACGCCAATAAATGGGCGGTTTCCTCGCGTGGTTTCAACGGCCGATTTGCCAACAAACTGCAGGTGCTTGTGGACGGTCGCAGCGTGTACAGCCCGTCCTTTTCCGGAACCTTCTGGGATCTTCAGGACATGGTTTTGGAGGATATTGAACGCATCGAGGTCATCCGCGGACCAGGGGCCTCCCTTTGGGGTGCCAATGCGGTCAACGGGGTCGTCAATATCATCACCAAAAAGGCAGAAGACACCCTTGGCTCGCTGGTTTCTTCCCTTGTAGGCACGGAAGATCAGGTTGTTCAGGCACGCCATGGTGGCCTGATGGGCATGGACACGTCGTACCGCATCTATTTCAAGGGGCGTAATGCCGATACGGGTGGTCCCATCCACATGGATCCCGAGGACCAATGGAACAAGGAACAGGGAGGCTTTCGCATCGATTGGAACCCTCTAAACAAAAATTCGGCAACCCTGCAGGGCGACATCTTTACGGGTGCATTTGGCGAAAACATCAATCTGCTGGATCCGGCCACGGGTACAACAGGCTATGAAGACAAAACCATTCAGAAAAACGGGGGGAACATTCGTTTCCGCTTCGAACGGAATCATTCCGAAACATCAAGCACCTCATTTCAGATCTACTATGATCGGCTCAAACACGACGAGTACATCTGCCTGTATCAAAGCGATATCATTGATGCGGACATCCAGCACAGCTTTGACCTTAGCCCCAGGCATCATGTACTTGTCGGAGGGGAGCTGCGATACTTGAAGGACAGCTTCAAAGGTGACAGCACACTGGGGTTTACCCAAAACAAGGAGCGCACAGCCTTGTACACGGGATTCATCCAGGACCGAATTGACCTGGCTCCGGACATGTTGCAGCTCACCCTGGGGGCAAAATTCGAATACAGCGACGAATGGGGAGACGCAGTGGAACCCACGGCCCGCATTGTCATGACCCCCAATGCGCACAACACCTTGTGGGCATCGGTCTCTCGTGCAGTCCGATCTCCTTCAAGGGGGGAACAGTCAGTCCTGTTTTCGGCGGTAGAACAAGTCCCCAAAAACGCAATACCCATTCCCTTGCCGCCTGGACCTCCAGACACTGTTCCTGTTCGTTTCACCGTACAAGGCAGTAAGGACTACGACAAGGAATGGGTCACGGCTTACGAACTGGGTTACAGGATCATGCCTACCGACACCTTTTCCCTGGATATCGCCGGATTTTACAACGAGTATGACGATCTCCGAACAGTAACAACACATTTTCAGGATGGAACAATCAATGCCCAAGGCATGCTGGAAATTCCTGTGGAACTTACCAACAAAATGGACGCGCAAACCTATGGCGCAGAAATAACTCTGGAATGGCAACCCCGCCCTTTCTGGCGCGTGGAAGGAGCCTATACCTTTTTGAACATGCATTTTCAAATCCAGGGGAACGAATATGATTCACACGCCGGCACAACTGACGGAGATTCCCCGCAGAACCAGATTTCCATCCGCTCCCTGTTGGATCTGGGACATAACGTCCAGTTGGACCTCTGGGGACGCTACGTTGATGAGCTGACCATCTCGGATGAGTACAACATCCCGGCCTACACAACCTTGGATGCACGGTTGGCCTGGTCACCCACGCCCAATGTGGAACTGAGCCTTGTAGGACAGAATCTTCTGGAGAAAAATCATCAGGAATATGCCCAGCAGGATCTCAATGTGGCCCCCACCTCTGTCCAGCGCAGCATGTATGCAAAAATAACCTTTACTTTCTGA
- the pyk gene encoding pyruvate kinase, producing MKTKIVATLGPASSNYETMKAMVQGGVRIFRLNFSHADAAFFAPTVKMIREIENELDIPLTALGDLCGPKIRIGKVQDSPLEIEKGWYVCLGLPEYREQAGRYPFLPLDFPELLKGLEVGMPVSLSDGLLTFTITRVMKKDACFLLQAHNGGLLTSNKGIFFPGKEHAISAITDKDRKDLDEGLEIGLDALAVSFVQTKDDIADAKALIARHGTWVPVVAKLERKNAMDNLQSIVDLADVIMVARGDLGLECPLASLPVLQNKIIRTCRHAQKASIVATQMLLSMVRNPIPTRAEAADVGNAIMDGADCVMLSEETAIGTYPVEAVNMIRDIAAQCEPYYLERIKGPYAPKQEKNPPKYLAYAACLLADNTEAAAIVSHSTTGSTARYLSSRRPVQDIDTLTSNPRVMRAMNFFWGVRPHLADTSLKAHVQRAERFIQTASHFDSGDKLVITSGEATPGQKKVQTNEIKVYVK from the coding sequence ATGAAAACAAAGATTGTTGCCACGCTGGGTCCTGCTTCTTCGAACTACGAGACCATGAAGGCCATGGTCCAGGGCGGGGTCAGGATTTTCCGGCTCAATTTTTCCCATGCTGATGCAGCCTTTTTTGCCCCCACGGTAAAGATGATCCGGGAGATCGAAAACGAGCTGGACATCCCGCTTACCGCTTTGGGGGATCTATGCGGACCCAAGATCCGCATCGGCAAGGTCCAGGATTCGCCCCTTGAAATTGAAAAAGGATGGTATGTTTGTCTCGGGCTACCCGAGTACAGGGAGCAGGCCGGCAGATATCCGTTCCTGCCTCTGGATTTTCCCGAGCTTCTCAAGGGACTTGAAGTTGGTATGCCGGTTTCCTTGAGCGACGGGTTGCTCACCTTTACCATCACCCGGGTAATGAAAAAGGATGCCTGTTTTTTGCTCCAGGCCCACAACGGGGGGCTGCTCACCTCCAACAAAGGCATCTTTTTCCCCGGCAAAGAACACGCCATTTCTGCCATCACGGACAAGGATCGCAAGGACCTGGATGAGGGCCTGGAAATTGGTCTGGACGCATTGGCTGTTTCCTTTGTCCAGACCAAAGATGATATTGCTGATGCCAAGGCCCTCATTGCCCGCCACGGAACCTGGGTGCCGGTTGTTGCCAAACTGGAACGCAAAAATGCCATGGACAATCTTCAGTCCATCGTGGATCTGGCTGACGTGATCATGGTGGCCCGGGGTGATCTGGGACTTGAATGTCCCCTGGCGTCTTTGCCCGTTCTCCAAAACAAGATCATCCGCACCTGCCGCCACGCCCAGAAGGCCTCCATTGTGGCCACCCAGATGTTGTTGTCCATGGTCAGAAATCCCATTCCCACCCGGGCCGAGGCAGCGGACGTGGGCAACGCCATCATGGATGGTGCCGATTGCGTCATGCTTTCCGAGGAAACCGCCATCGGCACCTATCCCGTGGAAGCAGTGAACATGATCCGGGACATCGCTGCCCAGTGCGAACCCTATTATCTGGAAAGGATCAAGGGCCCCTATGCGCCCAAACAGGAAAAAAATCCGCCCAAGTATCTGGCCTATGCCGCCTGTCTTCTGGCGGACAACACCGAGGCAGCAGCCATTGTCAGCCATTCCACCACTGGCTCCACGGCCAGGTATCTTTCCAGTCGCAGGCCGGTCCAGGATATCGACACCCTTACTTCCAATCCGCGTGTGATGCGGGCCATGAACTTTTTCTGGGGGGTACGTCCCCATCTTGCAGACACCTCTCTCAAGGCACATGTTCAGCGGGCCGAACGTTTTATTCAGACGGCTTCTCACTTTGATTCCGGTGACAAGCTGGTCATCACTTCGGGCGAGGCCACGCCGGGTCAGAAGAAGGTCCAGACCAACGAGATCAAGGTGTATGTGAAATGA
- a CDS encoding ATP-binding protein: MHKLHDDFRQFFILSFCIAISIFIIAMIFNAHMQGMILDPINDLVSAMVHVSKSQNYTIRVRKQGNDELGKVVDGFNDMLETIEENQTLLDKTLKAESEAKKQAMEANESKSRFLANMSHEIRTPMNGVLGMIQVLQKTNLTNQQYRYTELIRLSGENLLSLINDLLDFSKIEADKMKLVLDKIDPYHLFAEIHDMMEVQAKDKGLALSTILCTDIPTPLVGDTDRIRQIMINLVGNGIKFTKTGYVMVKVTMQQSSAHGITLGIEVKDTGIGIPQKVQSHIFNSFVQADDSTTRNFGGTGLGLAVTKQLVSMMHGDIDIASEPGKGSTFTVSILLGRARDTAAFPVTFARPATPPSNVQAAQSACTQNHQQIKVLIAEDNEVNQEVLVDVLKFMGCSVTLAVNGEKAVYLASRERFDLILMDCQMPVMDGFEATRRIRAFKDPILASVPIVAMTALAQAKDRQACLDAGMNDYQSKPFSMDKLEACIAKWTGNKQEENESRDQKAGRRIQDVSPGRRGHPSVSMSSMK, translated from the coding sequence ATGCACAAACTGCATGATGACTTCAGACAGTTTTTTATCTTGAGCTTCTGCATCGCCATATCCATTTTCATTATCGCCATGATTTTCAATGCTCACATGCAAGGCATGATTCTGGATCCCATCAATGATCTTGTCAGCGCCATGGTCCATGTCAGTAAAAGCCAAAATTACACCATACGTGTTCGCAAACAAGGCAATGATGAATTGGGCAAGGTTGTAGACGGATTCAACGACATGCTTGAGACCATTGAAGAAAACCAAACCCTTTTGGACAAGACCCTCAAGGCGGAGTCTGAGGCCAAAAAACAGGCCATGGAGGCCAATGAATCCAAGTCCCGATTTCTGGCCAACATGAGCCATGAAATCCGGACTCCCATGAACGGCGTTTTGGGCATGATCCAGGTGCTGCAAAAAACTAATCTCACCAACCAACAGTATAGATATACCGAATTGATCCGTCTTTCAGGTGAAAATCTGCTCTCTTTGATCAATGACCTGCTGGATTTCTCCAAGATTGAGGCCGACAAGATGAAATTGGTCCTCGACAAGATTGATCCCTACCATCTCTTCGCGGAAATCCACGACATGATGGAAGTCCAGGCCAAAGACAAAGGGCTTGCCCTGTCGACCATCCTATGCACGGACATTCCAACACCCCTTGTAGGCGATACCGATCGCATCCGCCAGATCATGATCAATCTGGTAGGCAACGGCATAAAATTCACCAAGACCGGGTATGTCATGGTCAAAGTGACGATGCAACAATCCTCGGCGCACGGCATCACCCTGGGAATCGAGGTCAAGGACACGGGCATCGGCATCCCCCAAAAGGTGCAAAGTCATATTTTCAACAGCTTTGTCCAGGCCGATGATTCCACAACCCGAAATTTCGGGGGCACAGGCCTGGGGCTGGCCGTTACCAAACAACTGGTGAGCATGATGCACGGAGACATCGACATTGCGAGCGAACCCGGCAAAGGCTCCACCTTCACCGTGTCCATCCTTCTTGGCAGAGCCAGGGACACAGCAGCATTTCCGGTTACGTTTGCCCGCCCGGCTACACCCCCGAGCAACGTTCAGGCGGCGCAGTCGGCCTGCACACAAAATCACCAACAGATCAAGGTCTTGATCGCCGAGGACAACGAGGTCAACCAGGAAGTTCTGGTGGACGTCCTGAAATTCATGGGATGTTCCGTAACCCTGGCCGTGAATGGTGAAAAAGCGGTGTACCTGGCGTCCAGGGAACGGTTCGACCTGATTCTCATGGACTGCCAGATGCCGGTCATGGATGGCTTTGAGGCCACTCGACGCATTCGAGCCTTCAAGGATCCGATTCTGGCCAGCGTTCCCATCGTGGCCATGACCGCCCTGGCCCAGGCCAAGGACCGGCAGGCCTGCCTTGATGCAGGCATGAACGACTACCAGAGCAAGCCCTTTTCCATGGACAAACTGGAGGCATGCATTGCGAAGTGGACGGGGAACAAACAGGAGGAAAACGAAAGCAGAGATCAAAAGGCAGGCAGGAGAATTCAGGACGTGTCACCCGGCCGCCGGGGTCATCCTTCGGTATCCATGTCTTCCATGAAATAA
- a CDS encoding flavin reductase family protein — MKQSLGPKILAQPTPAWVIGSYDQTGAPNVMTAAWCGVCCSKPPCLTVSIQTPRHSFAAIMERKAFTVNIASAHQAAEVDYFGMVSGKNVDKFQTTGMTPVRGEMVDAPYIEEFPLIVECKVVAVHDLGVHTQFVGQIMDVKADPSVLDDKGMPDMSKISPFVFTPGNRAYYGIGAYLGQGFDLGKAFMNT, encoded by the coding sequence ATGAAACAATCACTTGGCCCCAAGATACTGGCGCAACCAACCCCTGCCTGGGTTATTGGCAGCTATGATCAGACCGGAGCTCCCAACGTCATGACCGCAGCCTGGTGCGGGGTATGCTGCTCCAAACCGCCCTGTCTGACCGTATCCATCCAGACTCCCCGTCACAGCTTTGCCGCCATCATGGAACGCAAGGCGTTCACCGTGAACATTGCTTCGGCCCATCAGGCGGCTGAGGTGGATTACTTCGGAATGGTCTCGGGCAAAAACGTGGACAAATTCCAAACAACAGGAATGACCCCGGTCAGGGGGGAAATGGTTGATGCCCCGTATATCGAGGAATTTCCCCTTATCGTGGAATGCAAGGTCGTCGCGGTGCACGACCTGGGCGTACACACCCAGTTCGTGGGACAGATCATGGACGTCAAGGCCGATCCGTCAGTACTGGACGACAAGGGCATGCCCGACATGTCCAAGATCAGCCCCTTTGTGTTTACCCCCGGAAACCGCGCCTATTATGGAATCGGAGCGTATCTGGGACAGGGCTTTGATCTGGGCAAAGCCTTCATGAACACATAG